In Morganella morganii, the following are encoded in one genomic region:
- the yajC gene encoding preprotein translocase subunit YajC codes for MSFFISDAVASTGAAASQGSPMSLIVMLVVFVLIFYFMILRPQQKRAKSHKQLMDSITKGDEVLTTGGLIGRVAKVSDTGYIVLELNETTEVTIKRDFVAAVLPKGTLKAL; via the coding sequence ATGAGTTTTTTCATTTCTGACGCAGTAGCATCAACCGGTGCAGCCGCTTCTCAGGGCAGCCCGATGTCTCTGATTGTTATGCTGGTCGTTTTCGTGCTGATTTTCTACTTCATGATCCTGCGCCCGCAACAGAAACGTGCTAAATCACACAAGCAATTAATGGACTCCATCACCAAAGGTGATGAAGTGTTAACTACCGGTGGTCTGATCGGTCGTGTGGCTAAAGTGTCTGACACCGGCTACATCGTTCTGGAACTGAACGAAACAACTGAAGTAACCATCAAACGTGATTTCGTCGCAGCAGTTTTACCGAAAGGTACACTGAAGGCGCTGTAA